The proteins below come from a single bacterium genomic window:
- a CDS encoding PilZ domain-containing protein → MSVSERRVERRKYPRAKADFHAEIDNGFEAVRTKVDNISCSGIYCEVNKKISLMTKLDLNMLIPTTFPSRGEFFRVHCSGVVVRTELSKHKGKYNIAILFSNLLESERNKISSYIVARNLSNKL, encoded by the coding sequence ATGAGCGTATCTGAAAGAAGGGTCGAAAGACGAAAATACCCGAGAGCTAAAGCCGATTTTCATGCAGAGATAGATAATGGGTTTGAAGCAGTAAGGACAAAGGTTGATAATATCAGCTGCTCAGGCATCTATTGTGAAGTAAATAAAAAAATTTCCTTAATGACAAAGCTTGATTTAAATATGTTAATTCCAACAACTTTTCCATCAAGGGGTGAGTTCTTCCGTGTCCACTGCAGCGGAGTTGTTGTTCGTACAGAACTCTCCAAACACAAAGGCAAATATAATATAGCCATATTATTCTCCAACCTATTGGAAAGCGAAAGAAATAAAATATCCTCCTATATTGTTGCAAGGAATTTGAGCAACAAACTGTAA